A stretch of Lathyrus oleraceus cultivar Zhongwan6 chromosome 6, CAAS_Psat_ZW6_1.0, whole genome shotgun sequence DNA encodes these proteins:
- the LOC127091748 gene encoding histone H1-like, producing the protein MATEEPIIAVEPVSEPAIAEPPVSEKPKAEAEKTKKAKESKPKKASKPRSPASHPTYEEMIKDAIVSLKEKNGSSQYAIAKFIEEKQKQLPVNFKKLLLQNLKKNVASGKLAKVKGSFKLSAAAKKPAVAKPKTKPAAKKAVKAKPVAKPKAKAVVKPKVASKAKSVTTKPKAAAAKPKAAAKPKTVAKTKAVVKPKAKARPAKVAKTSTKTTPGKKVAVAKTAPKKVAGTKKAPVKSVKAKTVKSPAKKASGVKRGGRK; encoded by the exons ATGGCAACCGAAGAACCCATCATCGCCGTTGAACCAGTGTCCGAACCAGCCATTGCTGAACCTCCAGTCTCGGAGAAACCGAAGGCCGAAGCTGAGAAGACGAAGAAAGCCAAGGAGTCGAAACCTAAGAAAGCTTCCAAACCACGAAGCCCTGCTTCTCATCCTACTTACGAAGAG ATGATTAAGGATGCAATAGTGTCTCTGAAGGAGAAGAATGGTTCGAGCCAATATGCTATAGCGAAATTCATCGAGGAGAAACAGAAACAGCTTCCCGTTAACTTCAAGAAGCTATTGCTCCAAAACTTGAAGAAGAACGTTGCTTCTGGAAAGCTTGCTAAGGTTAAAGGTTCATTCAAGCTTTCAGCAGCGGCTAAGAAGCCAGCAGTTGCCAAGCCGAAGACAAAGCCAGCTGCCAAGAAGGCTGTGAAAGCTAAGCCAGTGGCTAAGCCTAAAGCTAAAGCTGTTGTTAAGCCAAAGGTTGCTTCAAAGGCAAAATCTGTTACTACCAAGCCCAAAGCGGCTGCCGCCAAGCCCAAAGCTGCTGCCAAGCCTAAAACTGTTGCTAAGACAAAAGCAGTTGTGAAACCAAAGGCCAAGGCAAGGCCCGCAAAGGTGGCAAAGACATCAACGAAGACGACACCAGGAAAGAAAGTTGCTGTTGCGAAGACTGCGCCTAAGAAAGTTGCTGGTACAAAGAAAGCTCCGGTGAAGAGCGTGAAAGCTAAGACCGTCAAGTCTCCAGCCAAGAAGGCTTCTGGTGTGAAGAGAGGAGGAAGGAAGTGA